The following are encoded together in the Acidobacteriota bacterium genome:
- a CDS encoding GNAT family N-acetyltransferase — MTQRLSFGPIQTSADLDALARQESLAFNTPYDSCVSWLRATRDEVRVVRAGRDVVGGLVQYDMGLFLGERSVRNIGIAGVAISPTARGRGAAKSLMAATLQDMHDAGVAVSTLYPTTFTLYGRAGYAVAGHRYQYRLPLAGLGRIQASGELRRLDPETDADGLARLYRRLAADRPGWLDRNEHIWQRVHNHPAGRDVYGYVLPTDDGAIDGYVVYTLGAVGRYPYDLNIRDVQVAHPDAARRFLALFSDCRSLARHAVWYGPLDDPLLLAVPEVGTEISIAETWMIRIVDVRAAFAERGYPAAARARLDLELTDDVLAGNAGRWLIEIEGGEARANRVDQGAGPDTLRMDIRALGSLYTGHLSARRLAAMEAVRGSAAALEQADRVFAAEPPSMPDYF; from the coding sequence GTGACGCAGCGCCTCAGCTTCGGGCCGATCCAGACCTCCGCCGACCTGGACGCCCTGGCCCGCCAGGAGTCCCTGGCCTTCAACACGCCCTACGATTCGTGCGTCTCGTGGCTGCGAGCGACACGGGACGAAGTGCGTGTCGTGCGAGCCGGGCGTGATGTCGTCGGGGGCCTGGTCCAGTACGACATGGGCCTGTTCCTGGGGGAGCGGTCGGTCCGCAACATCGGCATCGCCGGAGTCGCCATCAGTCCCACGGCCCGCGGCCGCGGCGCCGCGAAGTCCCTAATGGCGGCCACCCTCCAGGACATGCACGACGCCGGCGTGGCCGTCTCGACCCTCTACCCCACGACCTTCACGCTCTACGGCCGCGCAGGCTACGCGGTCGCCGGCCACCGCTACCAGTACCGGCTGCCGCTCGCCGGACTGGGGCGAATCCAGGCGAGCGGGGAACTCCGCCGGCTCGACCCGGAAACCGACGCCGACGGGCTCGCGCGACTCTACCGGCGGTTGGCCGCGGACCGCCCCGGCTGGCTCGACCGCAACGAACACATCTGGCAGCGCGTCCACAACCACCCGGCCGGCCGCGACGTGTACGGCTACGTGCTGCCAACGGATGACGGCGCCATCGACGGTTACGTCGTCTACACCCTGGGCGCGGTGGGTCGCTATCCGTATGACCTCAACATCCGCGACGTTCAGGTGGCGCATCCCGACGCGGCGCGGCGCTTCCTTGCCCTGTTCTCGGACTGCCGCTCGCTGGCGCGCCATGCGGTCTGGTACGGCCCGCTGGACGACCCGCTGCTCCTCGCCGTGCCGGAGGTCGGGACCGAGATCTCCATCGCCGAAACCTGGATGATCCGCATCGTCGACGTTCGGGCGGCGTTCGCCGAACGGGGCTATCCGGCCGCCGCGAGGGCGAGGCTCGACCTGGAACTGACGGACGACGTCCTGGCCGGAAACGCGGGCCGTTGGCTGATCGAGATCGAAGGCGGCGAGGCCAGGGCGAACCGGGTCGATCAGGGTGCCGGGCCCGACACGCTGAGGATGGACATCCGCGCGCTCGGTTCTCTCTACACCGGCCACCTGAGTGCCCGCCGCCTCGCGGCCATGGAGGCCGTCCGAGGATCGGCCGCCGCACTGGAACAGGCGGACCGGGTTTTCGCGGCCGAACCGCCGTCCATGCCCGACTACTTCTGA
- a CDS encoding DUF2911 domain-containing protein, with amino-acid sequence MARNSHRSSHVLPFLTALLLAGPALAQEPPPELASAERVDTAEIEPFLGEWVLEVLTQQGSLNSLITFADDDGKASADFYLARLADVVIENISRTETGVLLKWNLDFGGQLVPVEMELAREGDGLAGKLEAGFFNADVKGVTKQAAEAAGIIVERQPVGDDDDLALSRVEVDGQAIRLRVDRLEAPGPDYDKLESLADGEVLGPIYGKPFKFWTDADLAFEDAEVAAHNHGPTYPGVYSLWLKREGDGWKLVFNHLADVWGTMHMAEHDAGETPLAFRTLAEPAEHTEGVLEMDGAAGMLTIRWGTMEWSAPFQIAE; translated from the coding sequence ATGGCACGAAACTCCCATCGCAGCTCACACGTCCTCCCGTTCCTGACCGCGCTGCTGCTGGCCGGCCCGGCACTGGCCCAGGAACCGCCCCCGGAACTAGCGTCCGCCGAGCGCGTCGACACGGCCGAGATCGAGCCGTTTCTCGGCGAGTGGGTGCTCGAGGTACTCACCCAGCAGGGCTCACTCAACAGCCTGATCACGTTCGCCGACGACGACGGCAAGGCGAGCGCCGACTTCTACCTGGCGCGTCTGGCCGACGTCGTGATCGAGAACATCAGCCGCACGGAAACGGGCGTACTGCTGAAGTGGAACCTGGACTTCGGCGGCCAGCTCGTGCCGGTCGAGATGGAACTCGCGCGGGAAGGAGACGGTCTGGCCGGGAAACTGGAAGCCGGGTTCTTCAACGCCGACGTCAAGGGAGTAACGAAGCAAGCGGCCGAGGCGGCCGGGATCATCGTCGAGCGTCAACCGGTCGGAGACGACGACGATCTGGCCCTTTCCCGGGTCGAAGTCGACGGGCAGGCGATCCGGCTCCGCGTCGATCGCCTGGAGGCTCCCGGTCCCGACTACGACAAGCTCGAGTCCCTCGCGGACGGCGAAGTCCTGGGACCGATCTACGGCAAGCCGTTCAAGTTCTGGACCGACGCGGACCTGGCGTTCGAGGACGCGGAAGTAGCCGCCCACAACCACGGCCCGACCTATCCCGGCGTCTACAGCCTCTGGCTCAAGCGGGAAGGAGACGGCTGGAAGCTCGTGTTCAACCACCTGGCCGACGTCTGGGGCACGATGCACATGGCCGAACACGATGCCGGCGAAACGCCGCTGGCCTTCCGCACCCTCGCTGAACCCGCGGAGCACACGGAGGGTGTGCTCGAGATGGACGGCGCGGCCGGCATGCTGACGATCCGCTGGGGCACGATGGAGTGGTCGGCGCCGTTCCAGATCGCAGAGTAG
- a CDS encoding MFS transporter, which yields MDRLAFSASGTGAGLVTNGVSYFLLIYYSQVIGLEPALAGSALLLALAFDAVSDPLVGRWSDRLRSRLGRRHPFLYASVVPAALCYYCLWTPPDLSQPATFLWLAGFTIGLRMAMTMHTVPFNALLPEIAPDYDDRTGLMNYSYAAGWLFGTAMAVAMYLWWLADSPEYPDGAGILRRAGYEQAGLATAIGVLACLTAAALATRRHIPKLTTPSPGALSITQALGETIATLRDRSLVAIVASTAFTAAASGTATAMWAYMQPWFWGFASNQTSAILAAQLVSPLIAFAVLPPLSRGRDKKGVLIRVSILSMLAGSGPVILALLGAFPPVGHAALFPLMTVIGVFQITLIVMGSAISASMVADIVDARAVSTGRREEGLVTSVLSFTGKVATGMGVWIGGLLLSAIDFPTEPDTSTIDQATIDRLGWLYGPVLAALYLTAVYALRYYRLSRRRHEENLAALAANGGT from the coding sequence TTGGACCGCCTCGCGTTCAGCGCATCCGGAACGGGGGCCGGCCTGGTCACCAACGGCGTCTCCTACTTCCTCCTCATCTACTACAGCCAGGTCATCGGCCTGGAACCGGCGCTGGCCGGCTCCGCGCTGCTCCTGGCGCTCGCCTTCGACGCCGTCTCCGATCCGCTGGTCGGCCGCTGGTCGGATCGCCTGCGGAGTCGGCTGGGACGACGCCACCCGTTCCTCTATGCCTCGGTCGTTCCGGCCGCGCTCTGCTACTACTGCCTGTGGACGCCGCCGGACCTGTCGCAGCCCGCGACCTTCCTGTGGCTCGCGGGCTTCACCATCGGGCTGCGTATGGCGATGACGATGCACACCGTCCCCTTCAACGCCCTGCTGCCGGAGATCGCTCCCGACTACGACGACCGCACGGGGCTCATGAACTACTCGTACGCCGCTGGCTGGCTCTTCGGCACGGCGATGGCCGTGGCCATGTACCTCTGGTGGCTGGCCGATTCGCCGGAGTACCCCGACGGTGCCGGGATTCTGCGCCGGGCCGGCTACGAACAGGCGGGCCTCGCGACGGCGATCGGCGTGCTGGCCTGCCTGACCGCGGCAGCCCTGGCGACTCGCCGGCACATCCCGAAGCTCACGACTCCGTCGCCGGGCGCCCTTTCCATCACGCAGGCGCTCGGCGAGACGATAGCGACCCTCCGCGACCGGAGTCTGGTCGCAATCGTTGCCTCCACCGCGTTCACGGCGGCCGCCAGCGGAACCGCGACCGCGATGTGGGCGTACATGCAGCCATGGTTCTGGGGCTTCGCAAGCAATCAGACCAGCGCCATCCTGGCCGCCCAACTCGTTTCGCCGCTCATCGCGTTCGCGGTCCTGCCGCCGTTGAGCCGTGGCCGCGACAAGAAGGGCGTGCTGATCCGGGTCTCCATTCTCTCGATGCTGGCCGGCAGCGGTCCGGTGATCCTCGCCCTGCTCGGGGCCTTTCCCCCGGTCGGCCACGCGGCGCTCTTTCCACTGATGACGGTGATCGGTGTGTTCCAGATCACGCTGATCGTGATGGGTAGCGCGATCAGCGCCTCGATGGTGGCGGACATCGTCGACGCCCGCGCGGTCTCGACCGGCAGGCGCGAGGAGGGCCTGGTGACTTCCGTCCTGTCCTTCACCGGCAAGGTAGCTACCGGCATGGGTGTGTGGATCGGCGGTCTTCTCCTCAGTGCCATCGACTTCCCCACCGAACCTGACACGTCAACGATCGACCAGGCGACGATCGACCGTCTGGGGTGGCTCTATGGCCCAGTCCTGGCGGCGCTCTATCTGACCGCGGTCTACGCGCTCCGCTACTACCGCCTTAGCCGGCGTCGGCACGAGGAGAACCTGGCCGCCCTTGCCGCGAACGGAGGCACGTGA